The DNA window GTACATCAGGCACCGCTCTCTTATCACCTTGCAATTCTGTTGCCGATGATGAGGGCTGCATCTCTTTATCAaacttttctctattttcattCTCACATTCTTTGACATAATTATTTTCAGTAACTGATCCCCCTTCATCTGGAATGGCACTTCTACCATTTGCAGAAACCCATCCTCCATATGTGTCATCCCATGGTTCAGCTGAGCCACCAGATAGCACTTCATACTCTAATTCATAATCAGATTCATCTTCTGAGATTTCTGGGCAGGGTGCATGAGTACATTTCATTTAGCATTTCAATTAACAATAAAGAATATGGATTTAATGATGGTGTCGCGCCAAACCTTCTTTATCAGGTAATGTTGGTTGGATTATCTTATTGTCAGATTTCAGGATCATTCCTGGCCACATATGAGCAGAAAGAGCACCATATAGACGTTCTACTCCTTGTGAGTCCCCATCAACCAATAAACCTGCGAGAACAACATTGTAACTCTCCTAGATAACAAAAGTGAGATGCATAGAGATTTAATATTAGTTATAGCTATACAACTAGTGTTTATTCCCTGGTTAATCTTTCATCACTTGCATCTATGACCAAATTCAATGATAATCACCATAAATACCCTGTCATGTTCTTTTTCTACTTATCTTTCGCttcaaaatctcaatttcaatccATAATGCAGAGTGAATGTCCTAATCCAAAATTCTACAAATTTATTGACCCCATGCATAAACCACTAATCTTTCGCTTACAACTAGTGTTTATTCCCTGGTTAATCTTTCATCACTTGCATCTATGACTAAATTCAATGATAATCACCATAAATACCCTGTCATGTTCTTTTTCTACTTATCTTTCGCttcaaaatctcaatttcaatccATAATGCAGAGTGAATGTCCTAATCCAAAATTCTACAAATTTATTGACCCCATGCATAAACCACTAAACCATTTATCCTCCTAAAGGTAGATAGATATATCAAAATGTAGGTAGAATGATAAGCATTGACATCATGATTGTGACTTGGGAAAACTACATATTGCATAATGTCATCTATTTGAGCACTTCTATCATCTAGTGTTCACAAAAGTAGTGAAATAGATCCCCTTTGATATCACCATAACTATTTGTCAAGCTGAAGATAGATGGTACTCACATTTGTCAAAATCAACATTGGAAGCACAAGCTTCAATGTATTCAATTCCATGATCAGTGCACCATTCAATACATGACCTCTTGATCTCCCGTGATGGCTCTTCTTCATCACCCAACAAACTACTTCCTTCAATCTCAGAAATTCCAAACTCATCAAGCTCTATATTCAGATCATCAAAAGATCCTGACTCTCCAATTTTCCTTAGCTGTCTTCTATATTCAGCATGAACAGGATGACCTGGAATCCGATCAACTTTGTTTCCAATACACAACAATATCTCAAACTTGCTAATATCATTTCCAGCTACCCAATCCTTAAGTGCAACAAAAGATGACAACTGCACataattcaatagaaaaatTACTTAACATCAAACATTGTAACTATATAGTTTTCCCCAAATTGAAGCATTTGGAGTTTAAGCACTTGAAGTCAACAAAAAGAAGcatattttaaatcaaagatTGAACCTTGCTTTTCCATATGaaacattttcaaattaaactataaaaaccaacaaaagaaCTCTGCATCaaagattgaaactttaaaCCTTTCTCCAACATGGTTTTCAAGCATTCACAactttaacaatttaaaaataacaacaacagcaacaaaagAAACCTACTTTGCATCAAAGTTTGAAACTTTAAACCTTTCTGAAAATGGGTTTTTGAAGCATTTGAGATTTAAGCACTTGAATCTAACAAAAACAACCATGACTtccatcaaaattcaaaattttacgGCTTTCTCAAATTGGGTACTGCAGCATCTGCATCACTACCAATTTAAACACTGTAAAATAGtattaaaaactatcacaaaTATAGGACAAAGAAACTAAATTACTAACATCACTCAGGTCAAAAACCATAACCAAAGCAGCAAGCTTGTTGTAAATTGGAAGTGATCCAATTGAAAATCCTTCATGAAGATGAGCTATCCATAGAGAAACATCAGCTGTGTAATACTTTGTATCAATACTCCATCTATTCACAAAACCAAAACGAACCCATTAAGTACCATTACTACataattgcaaaagaaaaataataaaaaatgaaaaacaagcagATAAATTAACCCATGTGAGAAAACTTGGTTTGATGAGTCAAATGCGTCTTCCAAATCAATTGACAGCAACCCTgcaattaattttcattaatcaataATCAAAGAACTAGTCAAATAGAGATAGGGAGAGCAAGGGAAGGTTACTTGAGAGGAGAGTGCGTTTGCCAACGTTAGAGGATCCGATAAACAAGATGCCTGGTCGGGTCTCAAGTGATGTAAAATCTGATGATTTAGTTTCTTCACTCATTTTTCGTTGATCTTTGaaaatttcttgaaaacctataaaaatCAGTTAAAACACAAGTTCTGCTGCAGAATTCCTGATTTATTCCCACTACAGTAGAGATCTCCCTGGCCAGTTTTACCCTTTTGGAAGTTAAGAGTTAAGACGATTCTTGCATCAATCACATTTTCCCATGTCatcgtgtttttttaatagtgaaaATATattctcataacaaaattataaataataataataataaatgaggAAGAGATTTTACTGTATtctttcttatattattagttttgcaaaagtttttttttccaagtgtttttttttatatatattttattttaatttaaccatccaatattagatttattataaattaattgaaatttataatttttttataagattatttcaTATTCACGATCCAGATGGATTAACTTAATTGactcgagattttttttttttttaatttcatccttcaacgttgag is part of the Populus trichocarpa isolate Nisqually-1 chromosome 2, P.trichocarpa_v4.1, whole genome shotgun sequence genome and encodes:
- the LOC7487284 gene encoding uncharacterized protein LOC7487284, with product MSEETKSSDFTSLETRPGILFIGSSNVGKRTLLSRLLSIDLEDAFDSSNQVFSHGWSIDTKYYTADVSLWIAHLHEGFSIGSLPIYNKLAALVMVFDLSDLSSFVALKDWVAGNDISKFEILLCIGNKVDRIPGHPVHAEYRRQLRKIGESGSFDDLNIELDEFGISEIEGSSLLGDEEEPSREIKRSCIEWCTDHGIEYIEACASNVDFDKCLLVDGDSQGVERLYGALSAHMWPGMILKSDNKIIQPTLPDKEEISEDESDYELEYEVLSGGSAEPWDDTYGGWVSANGRSAIPDEGGSVTENNYVKECENENREKFDKEMQPSSSATELQGDKRAVPDVQEPCENGESDEVTPFDFEDLEQLMSEIGNVRDNLRLMPDFQRREMAANLAMKMAAMFGGGSDVDDEEVE